TCTGCCTTTGCCATCGGGTCACTTGCTGTGCTCCCCGTCCTTAGCCCTGACCACACCCAGCCCTGACTGCCCTGTGTCTCCCACCGGCAGAAGGAGACAAAGGATGACAAAGCCATAAACGAGATCATGGAGGACCTGGACACAGATGTAAACAAGGAGCTGAACTTCCAGGAGTTCTCCGTGCTGGTGGGCAAGCTGACGGAAGCCTCCCACGAGGAGATGCACAAGACGGCACCCCCAGGAGTAGGCCACAGGCACGGGCCAGGCTTCAGGGAGGGTGGTTCAGGCCACGGCCACAGCCATGGCAATCACGGCCACAGCCACTAATCAGGTCAGGCCACAGGCCCCTGCCCACCTAGGGCCACGGGGCTGCCTTAGCTGCAGGGCAGGGAGATGGGAGTGAAATATAAAGTCTTCCTCCGAGCCAGTGTTCTGTGTActtctttccccacccccttcccaaccTGACCTTCCTGGAGGTCTGGGGGTTTGACAGCCCTGTGGCTTAACTGGGCCTCAATGTCTGCATTCAGTAAGAACAAAACAAGAAGCAACAAAACTGTGGGTCTCTTCTGGGCCCTTTGGGT
The genomic region above belongs to Phocoena sinus isolate mPhoSin1 chromosome 1, mPhoSin1.pri, whole genome shotgun sequence and contains:
- the S100A9 gene encoding protein S100-A9, whose product is MADQLSQLESSIETIINIFHQYSIRLQPPDTLNKKEFKELVKKELPNFLKKETKDDKAINEIMEDLDTDVNKELNFQEFSVLVGKLTEASHEEMHKTAPPGVGHRHGPGFREGGSGHGHSHGNHGHSH